One Phalacrocorax carbo chromosome 26, bPhaCar2.1, whole genome shotgun sequence genomic window, TTTACATCCTCACTAGGGGTTAAGCCCCACCAGCTGAGGGCGAAGGACAACACAGCGAAGCAAATCATGGCGAATGAGGACCAAGATTTGGTTCAGGATGTCCTAGAGGGAGACCTACAACTGCGTTGTAGTCTTGGCTCTTTGATCAGATCACGATCCTTCAGCAACACCACCAGCACCCCTCAAACCCTGACCAGGGGGGGCCTCATCTGTCCTTCCACACTGACACTCCAATTCCCTTCGTGGGAGGGCAAAactcctgctgctgctaagAAATGGGGTAACGACAACACAGGGCCATTAGGAGCAAAGAACCTGATAAAACCACATGCAGATGATTAGCCATGATATCCAGTAAAAATGGACCTTAGATcgagactttttttttccaaagaaattgataatttttgttctttttgtttctggctCATCTAACGTACAACGCAGTAGATGGGCTGTGCCCACCCCTCAGATCATAAATTGCTGGGTACCTGTCCCCAAACTCCCCAATGATGACAGGTCCTCTTGGAAAGCCATGACCTAAGGGCATCTTTACACACCAGATCACACCTGGACAGCCCAAAAGAAACATGCGTGTAGATGAAGTTTGATACTAACatcttttccccttccaaaaATCAGGCTCAAAGGAAACAGCGAGCACGTTGGTGACCTCAAATTGTGGTTGTAGTCAGCAAAGTTGCCATGAATGAATGAGACCCTTTGGGGGAATCTAAGCTGGGCCCTTCGGAGCTGAAATGTGTTGGATGCCGCACCAGAGTTTATTTAGCTAAAGGTCTTTATGCTTTTTCAAAATCCCTAGAGTTGGGCCTCAATATTGCATATGGAGTCCAAAAAGACCCATGATGGGATTGAGAGCTTCACAGGGCTTGGAAAGGTGATAGCAACCACAGGAAAGGGTTCTTTTTATCCTTCAAAACTTAAGCACCAGGTTCCATCCCAAAACTGGGAGATTGGCCTTAAAATAACACCTTCTGCATTTTGCACTATTATATCAGACCAAGAGATAGGTGCTTTTAAAATGACCATTAGCAAAAGTTAGGGGAAATGGATCGGGTCAGCAAATTTCCTTGATGCCagtcttttctttaaaggtgttttccttccttcctcttgcatctccagctgctggagTCATTAGGATTTGGGTTTGAGATTCAGCTCAGCTGCAGGGGCTGCGAATGATGATTtgtcttgatttaaaaaaaaaaacccaaaaaagtcTCCAGGAGCTCAGGCAtcatataaaaacaaaaaaaaaaaaacaaaaaacaaaaaaccaagagtATTCAAAGCTCTTGGAAAAGATGAACTAAAGCAGTCGGAGGAGTGGGATTCAACGACTGCTACAAGGTTTTGGCTTGTCCCTTCTTCACCCCCTGGtcccccagctctctgcagcatAAGCTGTGGCCCAGTCTGCTTCCAGAGGGTTTTCTGGTGTAACGGACCAGCGGACTTGTACCtctacacatgcacacacaccacCATGGACATGCAGTGAGGGTTGTTTtgccattttgcttttaaacgGTGGTCGtcagcctttcttcttttgctttgccaACCCCTTGGCATTACCCAGAGGTGTCCGGGGATGTCCGTGAGCAGAATCTGGACCCTCTAAGCTGGATGGTCCTTGGAAAGGATCCAAGCCATGGCTTGGCCTCCTCGGCCTTCCCCAAGGGGTTTGCAAGCCCCATGCTGAAAAACACCACCTTAAAAGCAAGAATaagctttcttttcaaaaagaggGCTTTGTTTTGCTGGGGTAACTCTGGCTGCTCTGGGCATGGCTATGCAACCTCCACATCAAGGGAGCTGGAGGATGGGGGCAGATGTTAGAGGTATCTGCCCCTGCGTTGCACCCGCCGCTGTGCAAGGTCAGAGGGATCAGGTTGGTGTCAAAACCACTGCAGAGCCCATCGCTGTGGTTTCCCGGCTCGCTGGCGTTCCCCTGTCCTCACCGCCGCTGGTGAAGCAAAGCAGAGGCTCACCCAGCATTGAAAGAGTTAATCTGGGCTGGTTTCGCCAATTGAAATTCATGACCATTCACGTGAACCCTCTTTTTTGCCAACCCAGGAGAGCTGGTGAGCAAGTCTTCTCCCGCACGGCGTGCTCTGACGGCAAACCACCTGCCCACAGCCACGATTTCAACAGCTTTCAGCAAAATTTAAGTCATCTGACTTTGCACTGGAGCAGATTATGGAGCGCTCACACCCTCCACCCCAAACCCTGGTGGAAACAGGAGCCCAACCACGGGCCACAGAGCAAGTCTGGCCGACTTAAAGCAGGTTGGAAGTGGCTTGAAAGGGTATGAATCCATTTTGGGGTTCACAtatcttttttttgctgttccGCACTGTGGTTTTAAGTGtaaacaggcagaaaggacCTAGCTTAGCTGTCAGATCCCCGGCGTCAGCTAGAAAAATCGTCTTTTGACTCTCGAACTGAGCAGGCTGGATCTGGAAATCATCgagagagaagaaattaaaaaaaaaaaagagaaatctagagtgccttttttcttttttccccctctctttggCTTTGCAAAACCAGCTTTGCAAATTACAACCACAATTTAAAGTCTTTGCTCCAGGGCGCTAcgtctgaaatattttccttttacctttttCACCTCTTCCCAGTTCATCTTGCaggttttctgaaaagaagagaCAGGCAAGTAAATGGCAACACCGAGAGAGCCAGAAGGAACCGCAGAAATCTCCTTTATGGGGACGTTTACACCCACATCACATCGCCAAAGCGCCGTCTTTGCCGACGTGGGACTCGACAGGCAGCAAGAGCCGCGGCTGGAGcaaccccagctcccaccagctTGTGTATTGGGGACAAGCGGCAGGGGGAATGgctgctgaatattttttaatttttaggaaaaaaaaaaaaggagagatatTTCAAAAAAGCTTCTTGACAGGAAGAGAATGCGGGATTTATTTAAGCCTTATTTATCATGCCCTGCCATTTTTTGTTCTCCTCATTATGAGTGTCAAACTTCTAGTGCAATCCTTTGAAGTCCAATATCGCTCCAGTTTGCGTTTAGGGATTTTTCTCGTCCAGATCTGCTTTCTggttcttccttcctttccaaatCCCTCAGCACCGCCTCGTGGCTTTGCTGCGTTGCTGCAAGGGGGTTGgttttgaaatgcaaagcttGGCTATCGCGGCCAAAAACTACTCGACGCGTGAGAACTGCAGGCTTTATTGCGCTAAAATCGATGTGCCAGGTTTAGagtttttccctctttaaaaaaaatcctgcctcTCCTTCACTGGCAGCCTGGCAGGGTGagtctcctcctgctcctgcacaTCTCCAGGAGGCCTTTCCAACATAATTTACTCTCCTATTTTGGTACTGCTGGCCAGGCATGTACTAAGGGACCTCAAGACATCCGCAGCATCCCCAGCACTCCCCATCCCTTTCCCCTGACGCCTGTTAAAGGCCAGGCCTATTTTAAACACCCTGGTTTCATTTCCACGTACCTCTGAATTTCTTCAAGACTTTCTCAAGGACAACGGTCTTAAGGGAGAAATTGCAGATGTGCATTTTCATATCCGTGCATACCGGCACAGGCTTATGGCACTTCACATCATCacttctgcaaaggaaaaagtaaaaaaaaaaacaacaaacaataAGAAAATCATTGCTATTTcccctgtttctttttcatttgcagctGGCCTCGTGCAATGCTCCCAGCCCATCCCACCGGCAGTCGGTCCAAGTCCTCAACATCACATTGCGAGGGTCACGCATGAATTTCAACCTGCCTGGGCTGAGGACACCAGGATTTACATGTCAGCATTGGAAACCCCCCTCAGCTGGTTGTTGGAAAGGGTGTCTGCGCTGGGTTGCCCCCACTCAGCTGCTCCTGTTGCAGCTTAGGTTTCATTTTCAGGGCTTAAGTGGTGCCTAAACCGTTGCCCTAGGTGAACTGTATATCAGGCAAATAAGGTCACTTGGGGTTTCTGGTCTCACTTGACCTTTGAAGAAACCACTTGGTAGGAAAAGACTTCGCGATAACGCTAAGTTTTCCAAGAAGCTGGAAGAGACCCAGAGCTTGCGCCGAGTAGGAGGCAAACTCTGTCTGGCCCTCTGGCATCTGGACTGCAAACACTGACCTTTAAACAGTGctggtgggggggaaaaaagcatgaaagaaggggagaagcagcacTCCATACCTGCTTATGATGTTCATTACATcctaggaaggaaaaagagagactgAGTGAAATCCGTGTGCAACGTGTGCTACGTCTCCCCTGGCTCAGAAAGCACGAGAGAAATTCCCCTTCGTCAAACCCAACCAAGATGTCCATACCTTATGGCATGGATCCATGCCGCAGATGTTTGCCTTCAGCTTTGGAAGGCCACAGTCCCACCAAATCCCACCCAAATGTCTGCAGCAACTAATGATGCAGCTGCTTCTGGGGGCAACCAAGCCTCCCAAATGCTCCTATGTACAACACCCCAGGTTTATGCCCATGATGTGGTTTAGGCTGGAAGGTGCCTTTGGAGGTGTCTCTCATCCAACCCATTGCTCAAAACATGCCAGCTTGCCCAGGGCCTTGCCCAGGTGAGTTGGGAGTATCTTCCAAGCTGGTGACTACAGAACCCTGTTTCCTATTCCATTCCTGTTCCATTGTTGTTGTGACCCCAGGTGTACGCGCCCAACAGCCTTTGAGATGCTCTAAGGATCCCTCTACTGGTCTCCCACTTCTAAGAAGATCCTACGTCCCATGTGAAGTTTTGAGATACAGAAAAACACCTGCCAATATCCACCTGCCCAAGAGCCAAAGGGCCATCACCTACCGTAACTTGGCCACCTGAAACCTGGCCTTAAACTTGCGCATCTACGTCTCCATCATATCTGGGCTTCCATGGTCTAGTCACCACCAGGAAGAGTTTAGGGTGCCTCCAACTGGTGATTTATCCCGCCCTGGGATGCGTGTCCTGACAGTGGAAATGATTTGCCCTCAGGAAGGCAAAATTATGGCGGTAAATTGTAGGTTAAAATACCCTCAATAACTAGGTGCCACATGGCAAAATTTCCCTGAGGCAAAACCCATGCTCAGTCCAGTCCATGCCACCATTTGCCTTTTCTGATGCCTTTAAACTAATGTAAAGACGGGCATAAATCATGGTGAGTACGTTGGATGGGATTTAATGGCAATGCAAAGCCATTCCCATCTCCCAGGGGCTGGAAAAGGACTCTGGAGCTGGCCAAGGATTTCCAACGTGgccttttaataaaatatcactTATTGTTCCAGGACCATTTTTGCGTGCGTTGGTGAGGGGTGAGCAAAGACCACGTGCAATGAGTTTTCACCCACAGCCAAGTACTGAAACGACctgcaaatatttacagtgCTTTCAACGCTGCCCAGGTGGGAATTTAACTCTCCAGATCTGTGTGCCCCAGAAGCTCACTCTACTTAGTTTAATCAAAACATGGTCAATTAAAAGCAGGTCACCCATTTGCCTTTTGCCGTCCAGCGGGGGACAGGACTGCTCGGTTTTGGGATAGGACCCTCaggtttgtttttgctttctgtgaagGAGAGTTTGGGTAACAGGGAGAGCTGGATTGTCTCCAGCTTCTTTCTTTGCAATGCAATCAATACCTAGCCTCCATCTGCTCTCTCCCTCATACTTTCCAGCTTGGTTAATAGCTCATTTTGACTTGAAAACCTGGCTCTGCTTTCAGGTCCCGGCCAACCTTCTGCAGCCAGGACTCCGTTGGGAAAACTGGCAAGGAGCTGTGTCCTGCTGAGCCCAGCTCCACATGCCCCTAAGCTCAACCCCCATCCCAAGTCCTCGTCAATGCCTTTAAGCTGGAGGAGTGGGCATCTGTGACTCGGCATGCCACAAACCCTCAGCGCTGCAAGCCCATCAAGACCTGGCTTTGCAAAAGGAGTTGCTTGGTTTAAGGATCTAGCCAGTACCACTGCGGTGGTTCTTTGTGCAAGGTCTAATTCAGCTTTGAATGCCTTGAAACGGGAATTTATGTGCACTAGAAAGGCCCAGACAAagtcatggaagaaaaaaattatcagagggTATTAAATATAAAGAGCACACCTCTGTTTCAGGGTGTTCCTGAGCCAGAGGTAGTTGCTGTGTGTTATTGCCGACGTAGCAGAGCTCAGGGCACTCAGTCACTGCCAAGCACCACCTGCTCATtaaagctgggagaaaaaaaggacatttatCCTCAAAACACCTCTACGGGATCCcgaaacacattaaaaaaggaTGAAGAAGGGTCATAACTCAGACCTGAAGGCTCATTTCATAGCAAACATCTCACCTTGAGGAACTCAAGCATGGGCTGCTGGAtcttctcctccagctccgtGATGAGCTTGTTGAGGAGCGTGATCTCCTTGGAGAGGTCGGTGATGTTCTCGTTCTGCCTCTTGGCAATGTTCTTCTCCATCTTCTCCAGCTGCCCCAAGAGGATGTGCTCCTGGTCGTGCAGGAACTGCCGCAGCCTCTCAAACTCCAAGAGCAGCTTCTGCCGCTCGTTCTCAATGGTTTTCTGGGaataaaatgcaggaaaaaaagggttttaaGCTGGTGCAATGATTTTTGGGGTGGAGAGGGGCCACCTGGTGAATTTGGAGCACCTGCCAGTGTCattgctgctgcttgctggCTTTCTTGTGAGACCGGGTGCCTTCACatggggaggggtgaggagataGCGTGTGTGGCACGCCTGGACAAAGGCTTTTACAAGGGGTGGGGATGTGAGAGCAAAGGCTGTGGGCAGTTACTCCACAAACAGTCATTATCTTCATTCTCCCCCACGTGGCCCAACCTGGACCTTGTCCCCACCACCCAGAGCGCCGCATTGCAGGCACGCACCAAGAGCTCCTGGGTTTTCTTATCATCGTTCACTTTAAACTCCAGTAGCTCTTGCCTCTCCTTTTTCAGGAAATCCAAGCGTCCCTGGATTTTCTCCTAGGAACAAAGAAAGGTGATATTACTGGCTTTTCTGCCTACCTTTTGCTGCGTTTGATTTCTTTTGCTGCATTATTCTGCCTGCGCGCGGTTTGTTCTCGCAGCTACGCAAAAACAAGCGGGATTGCAAGAAAAATTCCGGGGCGCTCACCCTGGGAGAACACGCTGGCTCAGCTCTGCCCACGCTCACCCAGACACCCACACTTGTGACCCCCCCCAAGGACCGTCACAAGCTCCCATGCATGCAGCGAAGACAAAGAAAGGAGACGGAGGATGCCAGGGGAGGGTACGTGCGCTGTTTTCATCGGCGGCTGCTACCACCTCCTCCGCCTTTGCTCTTGGCACAAGCAAAGTTCAGCCTGGCTTTAATCAACCTATATTCATCTTTGGATGCTCGCCCAGACCTAAAATAGATGTGGGTGTTTGCTCTGTCAGCTGTTACCCTACCCGTAGGATGGGTGCTCGCAGGTAGTGTTTGCAGCATGGCTCAAACCCAGGGCTTCTGCAGGAGCTTGCACAAGAGAAACTCTGTCTCACAGCCCGCTGGCTGCCCTGTGTTTAATCCCGTGCTCTCCCCAGATGCAGAGATTATGTGAATTCATGAGAGGGTTTTGCATATCTGGAAGGGGTTTTCCAGGTCGTGGGAAAGCTAGAAAGCAGCAACCGGCTCTTTGCAGGGCGGTTGAGCATGAGGCTGAGCACGGGAAGGCCAGGTGACTGCGTGGGGACTTAAGCGAGCACAAACACACAGCGCAAGGCATACTGCCGGGAGGCAGAAAGacctggagggggggggggtctTCCCCAGggtggacagacagacagacagacaggtaCCTTGTACTCCTCAGACGCCTCATCGACGGGCACCACAGCGTGTGGCCGATGCTCCCGCGACCTGTCGCACACCACGCAGATGGTTCTCCGGTCATCCTTGCAGTAGAGTTTCAGGGCTTCCCTGTGCTTCACGCAGAGCCCGTCCTCCTCCGCACCCTTGGCCCCGCGGAGGGTGAACTGGCTGATGATCTCGGACATGTTCGCCAGCTGCCGGTTGGGTCTGAAGCTCTTCTGCTGGAAGACCTCTCGGCACTGCGGGCAGGGGAAGTCCATCTCTAGGTCCTTCCAACTCTTGACGATGCACGCCCGGCAGAAGTTGTGCCCGCACTCGATGGATACGGGGTCTTTGAAGAACTCCAGGCAAACAGAGCAAGTGGCTTCATCCTGGAGATTGCCAGGCAGAAACATTGCCGCCATGGCCTCTCTCCTGCGAGTAAGGACTGATTTCACCGGGGCTGGACGCAGAACATGAATGCTTGGCATCCAGCCCCAAGTGGGCGTTCCTCTTCCAGGAACGAGCCCGCTGCCCGAGGTCACTTCTGCAGCATCCGGTTTCTTTAAACTGCTAACGAAGACCTCGGCGTTAGGAGACAACACGTaggtggaagaaaaagcaggaaggtCCCTGCCCTTTGCTCCCCTACAAGTCCTGGGCTccctgggggttttttgggagtggttggttctttttttttttttttttaggagggAGGTGGGAAAAGGGAAATCATTTGGGATACAGCCACCAGATCTGGGTCTTGTGGCTTTTTGGCTGACCCGGTGCTAAATGCAACATCTGAGTCCTCAGGCTTGTG contains:
- the LOC104048449 gene encoding E3 ubiquitin-protein ligase TRIM7, producing the protein MAAMFLPGNLQDEATCSVCLEFFKDPVSIECGHNFCRACIVKSWKDLEMDFPCPQCREVFQQKSFRPNRQLANMSEIISQFTLRGAKGAEEDGLCVKHREALKLYCKDDRRTICVVCDRSREHRPHAVVPVDEASEEYKEKIQGRLDFLKKERQELLEFKVNDDKKTQELLKTIENERQKLLLEFERLRQFLHDQEHILLGQLEKMEKNIAKRQNENITDLSKEITLLNKLITELEEKIQQPMLEFLKDVMNIISRSDDVKCHKPVPVCTDMKMHICNFSLKTVVLEKVLKKFRENLQDELGRGEKEDLTLDPDSANHLLILSADLKSVRMGCRKQELPDNPKRFDTNSRVLATTGFKSGRHYWEVEVGASDGWAFGVAKESVRRKGLTQFSPEEGIWAVQQNGGRYWAVTSPQRTPLCLSQKLNKVRVYLDYEGEEVSFYNADNMQHIFTFNVAFQEKVFPLFSVCSTVTYIKLCP